A part of Peromyscus maniculatus bairdii isolate BWxNUB_F1_BW_parent chromosome 10, HU_Pman_BW_mat_3.1, whole genome shotgun sequence genomic DNA contains:
- the Osm gene encoding oncostatin-M isoform X1, with translation MAWTPVLPAHPKKAEAAVYIILGRGADLEERIRRKREEERACHGAWRPLAACGDFGFWGHVPRRPALPHPPHEVLANRPVGHKVAASPQDTQPSRVTPERHGPNHQRPACRHSFHREHCSILLQSLNTSDLRAACTENPVTFPSEDTLRALSKPRFLNTVHATLGRVWRQLGAFRQQFPKIQAFPELERARQNIQGIRNNVYCMAQLLHHTLEKPEPTQAGSGTSPSTSTTPSIFQAKLDSCRFLWGYHCFMSSVGRVFREWGDGSSRSRRHSPRHSPLRAWRKGARRIRPSRSSQSPTSRVQVPR, from the exons ATGGCATGGACCCCCGTGCTGCCCGCTCACCCCAAAAAGGCTGAGGCTGCGGTTTACATCATCCTTGGGCGTGGGGCTGACCTCGAAGAACGAATTCGAAGAAAACGGGAGGAGGAGCGGGCTTGTCATGGCGCCTGGCGCCCATTGGCCGCCTGTGGAGACTTTGGTTTTTGGGGTCATGTTCCCAGAAGGCCTGCCCTTCCCCACCCACCTCACGAGGTGTTGGCCAATCGCCCTGTCGGGCATAAAGTGGCTGCCAGCCCGCAGGACACCCAGCCGAGCCGTGTCACCCCAGAGCGGCACGGGCCGAATCACCAGCGCCCAGCATGCAGACACAGCTTCCACAGAGAACACTGCTCA ATTCTCCTCCAAAGCCTGAACACATCGGACCTGAGAGCTGCCTGCACAGAGAACCCTGTGACCTTCCCGAGTGAGGACACCCTACGGGCCCTGAGCAAGCCTCGCTTCCTGAACACTGTCCACGCCACACTGGGCAGAGTCTGGCGCCAACTGGGTGCTTTCAGACAGCAGTTTCCGAAGATTCAAGCTTTTCCAGAGCTGGAGAGGGCCAGGCAGAACATCCAAGGCATCAGAAACAATGTCTACTGCATGGCGCAGCTGCTCCACCATACCCTGGAGAAACCCGAGCCCACACAGGCCGGTTCTGGGACCTCACCGTCCACCTCTACAACACCAAGCATTTTCCAGGCCAAGCTAGACAGCTGCCGCTTCCTGTGGGGCTACCACTGCTTCATGAGCTCAGTGGGGAGGGTCTTCAgggagtggggagatggctccagcCGCAGCCGGAGACACAGCCCGAGACACAGCCCGCTCCGGGCCTGGCGCAAGGGAGCCCGCAGAATCAGACCCTCCCGGAGCAGCCAGAGCCCCACGTCCAGGGTCCAGGTGCCCCGGTAG
- the Osm gene encoding oncostatin-M isoform X2 → MQTQLPQRTLLSLALRLLFLSMAQATRGCSSSSPQLLSQLQNQANITGNTGSLMEPYILLQSLNTSDLRAACTENPVTFPSEDTLRALSKPRFLNTVHATLGRVWRQLGAFRQQFPKIQAFPELERARQNIQGIRNNVYCMAQLLHHTLEKPEPTQAGSGTSPSTSTTPSIFQAKLDSCRFLWGYHCFMSSVGRVFREWGDGSSRSRRHSPRHSPLRAWRKGARRIRPSRSSQSPTSRVQVPR, encoded by the exons ATGCAGACACAGCTTCCACAGAGAACACTGCTCA GTCTGGCCCTCCGTCTCCTGTTCCTGAGCATGGCACAGGCCACACGCGGCTGCTCCAGCTCTTCCCCACAGCTCCTCAGCCAGCTGCAGAATCAGGCGAACATCACGGGGAACACGGGATCGCTCATGGAGCCCTAT ATTCTCCTCCAAAGCCTGAACACATCGGACCTGAGAGCTGCCTGCACAGAGAACCCTGTGACCTTCCCGAGTGAGGACACCCTACGGGCCCTGAGCAAGCCTCGCTTCCTGAACACTGTCCACGCCACACTGGGCAGAGTCTGGCGCCAACTGGGTGCTTTCAGACAGCAGTTTCCGAAGATTCAAGCTTTTCCAGAGCTGGAGAGGGCCAGGCAGAACATCCAAGGCATCAGAAACAATGTCTACTGCATGGCGCAGCTGCTCCACCATACCCTGGAGAAACCCGAGCCCACACAGGCCGGTTCTGGGACCTCACCGTCCACCTCTACAACACCAAGCATTTTCCAGGCCAAGCTAGACAGCTGCCGCTTCCTGTGGGGCTACCACTGCTTCATGAGCTCAGTGGGGAGGGTCTTCAgggagtggggagatggctccagcCGCAGCCGGAGACACAGCCCGAGACACAGCCCGCTCCGGGCCTGGCGCAAGGGAGCCCGCAGAATCAGACCCTCCCGGAGCAGCCAGAGCCCCACGTCCAGGGTCCAGGTGCCCCGGTAG